A region of the Pelomicrobium methylotrophicum genome:
CTCATCGGCGCCCCGTCATGTTTTCCAGGACCGGCTGCATGCGATCGTCCTGCCTAAGCCTCCCCGCCCGACACCCGACCTCTTCCCTGGGGCTCGGCCGCTGCCACGGCGCTCATCCAGGCCTCGGCGGCGAGATAATGGATGACCCGTGGCGGCTCGCGCCCCGAGTGCAGCGCCAGGATGCGCGTCTCCAGGTCGCGGTCAGCCCGGGTCACCCGGGCGTGCTGGCGCAGGTGCTCGGCCCACGACTCGGTGATGAAGTGCTCGACGAAGCGTTCGGGCCGCTCCGTGTCGCGGAAGATCTGCCAGTACACCGCGCCGTCGCGCAGCCGCATGCGCCGCACCGAGCGCATCGCCTTGAGGAAGCGGTTCACGTGTTCCGGTCGCACCTGATATTCCACGGTGACCAGCACCGGGCCGGCGTCCGGCTCCAGCGCCTCGGCCGGCATCGGCTCCGGCCAGTGCATGGCCGGAGTGAGATCCACATGGTCGTGGCCGCCGATGTGGATGGTGCGAGTGGCGAAGACCGCCAGCGCGCTGCCGGCGCCGGCCGCCGCCAGCGTCCAGGGAATGCCGACCACCTCGGCAAGTTGTCCCCAGATGACCGAGCCGGCGCTCATGCAGCCCATGAGCACCACCATGTGCAGCGCCAGACCGCGGGCCCGCACCCAGGGCGGCAGCGCGGTCTGCGCCGCCACCTGCATCGCCGACAGCACCGCGATCCAGCCGGCACCCACCACCAGCAGGGCGAAGGCCGCGGCATAGACGTTGGCGAAGGCGGCGAGCAGCCCGTTCGCGCCCGCGTACGCCAGCGTGGCGTACATCACGATCCGGTCCCGCGAGAACCGGGCGCGCAGCCACGGCATGGCGAACGCCCCGGCCACCGCGCCGGTGCCGATGCACGCGAGCAATCCGCCGTAGAGCGTCGCCCCGCCGCCCAGC
Encoded here:
- a CDS encoding MFS transporter — encoded protein: MDDTLRSQQPALASAWAPLKRSVFRRLWTAALISNVGTWMQNMGTGWLMAELTRSPAMVALVQAAQSLPIFLLALPAGALADIVDRRSQLFVAQVWMLSFASVLAAMTYAGLTTPGWLLALTFLIGCGAAAMNPAWSASVQELVPRSELTSAVALNSLSLNLSRAVGPALAGAIVATAGTATVFLANALSYLGMMAALRSWRRPAPVVNMPAERLMGALRSGFRYARHAPLLQRVLVRGLAFFPFAAAVWALLPLIASEELGGGATLYGGLLACIGTGAVAGAFAMPWLRARFSRDRIVMYATLAYAGANGLLAAFANVYAAAFALLVVGAGWIAVLSAMQVAAQTALPPWVRARGLALHMVVLMGCMSAGSVIWGQLAEVVGIPWTLAAAGAGSALAVFATRTIHIGGHDHVDLTPAMHWPEPMPAEALEPDAGPVLVTVEYQVRPEHVNRFLKAMRSVRRMRLRDGAVYWQIFRDTERPERFVEHFITESWAEHLRQHARVTRADRDLETRILALHSGREPPRVIHYLAAEAWMSAVAAAEPQGRGRVSGGEA